The window CACTCAATAACGGCTCTTTCATCAATATCACAGAATAAAGCGATCTTATCCTTCATATCTTGTGAAATCGGCATTTCAGTCCGAACAACAATCACATTTGGTTGAATTCCTAAACCGCGTAGTTCCTTCACGCTATGTTGTGTTGGCTTTGTTTTCATTTCTCCAGCAGCTTTAATATAAGGGACTAAAGTAACATGGATATACATCACATTGTCACGGCCGATATCACTCTTGATCTGGCGAATCGCTTCAAGGAATGGTAATGACTCAATATCCCCTACTGTTCCGCCAATTTCTGTAATAACGACATCCGCGTTCGTTTCATGACCAGCCCGGTAAACACGTTCTTTAAGTTCGTTCGTAATATGTGGAATAACTTGAACTGTTGCACCAAGATAGTCACCACGACGCTCCTTTTTCAGAACAGCTGAATAAACCTTACCAGTCGTTACATTACTGAATTTATTCAAATTAATGTCGATAAACCGCTCATAATGTCCTAAATCCAAATCCGTTTCTGCACCATCATCTGTTACAAATACTTCACCATGTTGATACGGACTCATCGTTCCTGGGTCCACATTAATGTACGGGTCAAATTTTTGAATCGTAACATTTAAACCTCTGTTCTTTAACAGTCGCCCCAGTGAAGCAGCTGTAATCCCTTTTCCTAACGATGAAACGACACCGCCAGTTACAAATATATACTTTGTCATATAGATGCCTCCTCTTTATAAGTTTGTACAATTTAGCCTTTATTTAAAGACTTGCATCGTCATTTCAAGATTGGGGTCTGATCATGTTTTGCCTAGTAAATTGCTTTTTTCATAAAGCTTTTTCATACCATTCATCATTTTTAAAAACTAGGAAAAATTTTGGTAGAAGAATAATAAATTATTTTTTTCCTTACGATGAAAAATAAAAAAACGCCCCGCCTACAACAAAGGTAAGGGAGCGTATTATAAACAAGCTAATCTTCGTTCCTTTTTTAAGGAGCCCAAAAATGATTCTACAAGGCACCATAAAAAAAGTCAAGACTCTTTCTCTACATTAAAGATCCTCTTCCTCGTCTTCATCTGGATCGAGGACATCATCACTTTCATCAAGATCTTCATCATCGACGATATCTAAATCATCATCAATAAGATCATCATCATCTTCAACATCTAAATCATCTTCATCAAAGCTGTCATCCTCATCAAGGACTTCCTCTTCAAACTCATCAATATCATCAAAGCCTATTTCTTCTTCTACTTCATCGAAATCATCTTCATCTTTAGCCTTTTTAGCCTTTTTCTTTTTCGGCTTAACAACAGGCACGACTTCTTCTTCAACATGGTCAACTGGGTACCAAACGCGCAGACCCCAACGGTTATCACCTAATGCCAAAAAGCGGCCATCTATATTCATGTCAGTATAAAATTGGGCAATTCTTGATTTTACTTCCTTCTCAGAAAGATTTAATGCTTTAATAATTACATCCATAATTTCATTAAAAGGTATTGCTT of the Bacillus sp. 1NLA3E genome contains:
- the rpoE gene encoding DNA-directed RNA polymerase subunit delta, which codes for MSLNQYSKEQLQEMSFIEITYDLLVEKKQAIPFNEIMDVIIKALNLSEKEVKSRIAQFYTDMNIDGRFLALGDNRWGLRVWYPVDHVEEEVVPVVKPKKKKAKKAKDEDDFDEVEEEIGFDDIDEFEEEVLDEDDSFDEDDLDVEDDDDLIDDDLDIVDDEDLDESDDVLDPDEDEEEDL